The following proteins come from a genomic window of Nicotiana tomentosiformis chromosome 12, ASM39032v3, whole genome shotgun sequence:
- the LOC104094598 gene encoding laccase-15-like — protein MMAGEVVMKTHILSLIVVTTFLHYLAFANHYHFIVKEASFERLCKSKEILTVNGKFPGPTLYAHKGSTLIVDVYNKGKYNLTIHWHGVKQPRNPWSDGPEYITQCPIQPGSKFRQTIVLSDEEGTIWWHAHSAWARATVHGAIVVYPKPGTSYPFPKPQAEIPIILAEWWKDSVVEVLKEFTASGGQPRNSDAFMINGQPGDFYPCSKHGTFKLEVKSGKTYLLRILNAAMNEILFFAIAKHKLTVVGTDGSYTKPLTRDYIAISPGQTLDCLLKANQEPNFYYMAARAYTNGNNVQFDNTTTTAIVKYEGNYLISSPLSLPYLPSYANTPAAVNFSGSLRSLASKHHPISVPLKVKTRLVSTVSINLLPCPINGTNVTTCQGPNGTRLSASMNNISFVTPTYNILEAYYYHIKGVFGTKFPSFPPYVFNYTSDVLPLELELPEFGTQVKVLEYNTTVELVLQGTNLVTGLDHPMHLHGYNFYVVGRGFGNFDEKQDPQNYNLVDPPRRNTVAIPRNGWIAIRFRADNPGVWIMHCHIERHLTWGMQTVFIVKKGHRPKERIFSPPQDMPPC, from the exons ATGATGGCTGGAGAAGTTGTTATGAAAACACACATTTTGAGTCTCATAGTTGTTACCACCTTCCTCCATTACTTAGCTTTTGCTAACCACTACCATTTCATC GTTAAAGAAGCTTCGTTCGAAAGGCTatgcaaatcaaaggaaattctAACTGTGAATGGCAAGTTTCCAGGGCCGACCCTCTATGCTCACAAAGGATCTACTCTTATTGTTGATGTCTATAACAAAGGAAAGTACAATCTCACTATTCACTG GCATGGAGTGAAACAGCCACGGAATCCCTGGTCAGATGGTCCTGAATATATCACCCAGTGTCCAATTCAACCAGGCTCTAAATTCAGACAAACAATAGTACTTTCTGACGAAGAAGGTACTATTTGGTGGCACGCGCACAGCGCTTGGGCGCGTGCCACAGTTCATGGCGCCATTGTTGTTTACCCGAAGCCCGGAACTAGTTATCCTTTTCCCAAGCCTCAGGCTGAGATACCAATTATTTTAG CTGAGTGGTGGAAGgacagtgttgtggaggttttaAAGGAATTTACTGCCTCAGGAGGTCAGCCTAGAAATTCTGATGCATTTATGATTAATGGTCAGCCTGGTGATTTTTACCCATGTTCAAAACATG GAACTTTCAAGCTAGAAGTTAAGTCTGGGAAGACTTATCTGCTAAGAATTCTTAATGCTGCAATGAATGAAATTCTCTTTTTCGCGATTGCAAAGCACAAATTAACAGTGGTTGGAACAGATGGAAGCTACACAAAGCCATTGACAAGGGATTATATCGCGATAAGTCCTGGACAAACACTTGACTGCTTGTTGAAAGCTAATCAAGAACCTAATTTTTACTACATGGCTGCTAGAGCATATACTAATGGGAATAATGTCCAATTTGATAACACAACAACCACAGCCATTGTTAAATATGAAGGAAATTACTTAATTTCTTCACCTCTTTCACTACCTTATTTACCTTCTTACGCTAACACACCTGCAGCTGTTAATTTCAGTGGCAGCCTAAGAAGTTTAGCTTCTAAACACCATCCGATATCCGTCCCACTTAAAGTGAAAACAAGGTTGGTTTCAACTGTTTCAATTAACTTATTGCCTTGTCCTATAAATGGTACAAATGTTACAACATGCCAAGGACCAAATGGGACACGATTATCGGCTAGTATGAACAACATTAGTTTTGTGACACCAACATATAACATACTAGAAGCCTATTATTATCACATTAAAGGTGTGTTTGGGACCAAATTTCCTAGCTTTCCACCATATGTATTTAATTACACTTCTGATGTCCTGCCTTTAGAGCTCGAGTTACCTGAATTTGGGACACAAGTGAAAGTGCTGGAATATAATACAACAGTTGAGTTGGTACTGCAGGGGACTAATTTGGTCACTGGCTTAGACCATCCAATGCATCTTCATGGGTACAATTTTTATGTTGTTGGTAGGGGATTTGGAAATTTTGACGAAAAACAGGATCCTCAGAACTATAATCTTGTTGATCCTCCTCGAAGAAACACCGTTGCTATCCCTAGAAATGGTTGGATTGCCATTAGATTCAGGGCAGATAACCCGG GAGTTTGGATTATGCATTGTCATATTGAGCGTCATCTTACATGGGGGATGCAGACAGTGTTTATAGTGAAAAAGGGACACAGGCCAAAAGAACGCATTTTCTCGCCTCCTCAGGACATGCCACCTTGCTGa